The following coding sequences lie in one Rutidosis leptorrhynchoides isolate AG116_Rl617_1_P2 chromosome 6, CSIRO_AGI_Rlap_v1, whole genome shotgun sequence genomic window:
- the LOC139852120 gene encoding kinesin-like protein KIN-5C: protein MSGRHEKGVNVQVLLRCRPFSNDELRNNAPQVVTCNDYQREVAVSQAIAGKQIDRVFTFDKVFGPTAQQKDLYEQAVIPIVSEVLEGFNCTIFAYGQTGTGKTYTMEGECKRAKSGPNGELPLEAGVIPRSVKQIFDTLEGQNAEYSVKVTFLELYNEEITDLLAPEELSKFGNDDKQKKMLALMEDGKGGVLVRGLEEEIVTSANEIFALLERGSAKRRTAETLLNKQSSRSHSLFSITIHIKEATPEGEDLIKCGKLNLVDLAGSENISRSGAREGRAREAGEINKSLLTLGRVINALVEHVGHIPYRDSKLTRLLRDSLGGRTKTCIIATVSPAVHCLEETLSTLDYAHRAKNIKNKPEVNQKMMKTTLIKDLYGEIERLKAEVYASREKNGVYLPKERYYQEEMERKLMADQIEQMGIKMENQQKVYEELKTQFDARVEECSDLSNRLDTTQTNLNQTNKVLADTEETLKKCQYALKERDFVINEQKKSENALAHQACVLRSDLEKSLKDNESLFMKIAREDKLNAGNKSVVNKFEAELAQDVGSLCNMVAASVSQQNEQLQCIDKFCDTFININKKAITDLKKKISASRNLYVSHIEDMENVVRLHKSSANGSLEDISVKASSNASSVKELLAEEAVKGQSIFEELQGSLSAQQGEVVLFARELRQRFNASIDHTTNVSQFINGVFDKLKEESKELGSHANEVEITQRKNIDEFQKAYEEQTKADAQKLIADVTSLVSSHMSRQKEMVDARLAGIRETAIGSKRKLDEHVSSIDGLTTDAKRKWQEFSIQAENDAKDNVAFSAAKHCRVELLLQKCVDTTEMTLNHSKKTHESVNDMSKKHVSAIEELVRGASESNEHLAMEIGSARKTAEEDVLRTSEEMVKHVEGTSQEEREVVNGVLETTKVQTTILKKFQEDHSDKSGAIEQTARDTFQLKYMDYEASGNTPVRCDTDVPSKVTIESLRAMPMETLVEEFRENHSRESFNVKETKIFPSSRSPLAEIN from the exons ATGTCTGGTCGACATGAAAAAGGCGTCAATGTCCAGGTTTTATTACGTTGCAG GCCGTTTAGTAACGATGAATTGAGGAACAATGCACCTCAGGTGGTGACGTGTAATGATTATCAGAGGGAAGTTGCAGTCTCACAAGCAATTGCTGGGAAGCAAATTGATAGGGTTTTTACTTTTGATAAG GTTTTTGGTCCTACTGCTCAGCAAAAAGATTTATATGAACAAGCTGTTATTCCAATTGTAAGTGAAGTTTTAGAAGGATTCAATTGCACTATATTTGCTTATGGGCAAACTGGCACAGGGAAAACGTATACCATGGAAGGAGAATGTAAGAGGGCCAAG AGTGGGCCAAATGGAGAGTTGCCATTGGAAGCAGGTGTAATACCGAGATCTGTAAAACAAATTTTTGATACATTGGAGGGTCAGAACGCGGAGTACAGTGTTAAAGTTACATTTTTAGAGCTGTATAATGAAGAAATTACCGATTTACTTGCACCTGAAGAACTTTCAAAATTTGGTAATGATGATAAACAGAAGAAAATGTTAGCTTTAATGGAAGATGGTAAAGGTGGTGTTCTTGTTAGAGGTCTAGAAGAGGAGATTGTAACGAGTGCTAATGAAATTTTTGCATTACTCGAAAGGGGTTCTGCAAAACGTCGAACTGCAGAGACTTTATTAAATAAACAATCAAG TCGGTCGCATTCTCTTTTTTCGATTACTATACACATTAAAGAGGCAACACCAGAGGGTGAAGACCTTATTAAATGTGGAAAGTTAAATTTGGTTGATTTAGCAGGGTCAGAAAACATTTCTCGCTCAGGTGCACGCGAG GGTCGTGCAAGAGAAGCTGGTGAAATCAACAAAAGTTTACTTACTTTGGGACGAGTAATAAATGCATTAGTGGAGCATGTTGGACACATTCCTTATAG GGATAGCAAACTGACCCGTTTGCTTCGTGACTCATTGGGTGGAAGGACAAAAACGTGTATTATTGCTACTGTTTCGCCAGCTGTTCATTGTCTTGAAGAGACCTTGAGCACATTAGATTATGCTCACAGGGCAAAGAATATAAAGAACAAGCCAGAG GTCAATCAGAAGATGATGAAAACAACTCTGATTAAGGATTTGTATGGTGAAATTGAAAGGCTTAAAGCTG AGGTTTATGCTTCACGTGAGAAAAATGGCGTATATCTACCAAAAGAGCGATATTACCAAGAGGAAATGGAACGAAAG TTAATGGCGGATCAAATTGAACAAATGGGAATAAAGATGGAGAACCAACAAAAA GTATACGAGGAATTAAAAACTCAATTTGACGCCCGAGTAGAAGAGTGCTCTGATTTAAGCAACAGACTTGACACGACGCAG ACGAATCTAAACCAGACCAACAAGGTATTGGCTGATACTGAGGAAACATTAAAAAAATGTCAATATGCTCTCAAGGAGCGAGATTTTGTCATTAATGAACAGAAAAAATCAG AAAATGCTTTGGCTCATCAAGCATGTGTTCTCCGGTCTGACTTAGAGAAATCTCTTAAAGACAATGAATCATTGTTTATGAAAATTG CAAGAGAGGATAAACTGAATGCTGGTAATAAGTCAGTTGTAAATAAGTTTGAAGCTGAGCTGGCACAAGATGTTGGCTCTCTGTGTAACATGGTGGCTGCATCTGTATCTCAGCAAAATGAACAACTTCAATGCATTGACAAGTTTTGTGACACTTTCATAAACATTAACAAAAAG GCCATCACTGATCTAAAGAAAAAGATTTCTGCATCGAGAAATTTGTATGTTTCTCACATCGAGGACATGGAAAATGTTGTACGTTTGCACAAATCAAGTGCTAATGGAAGCTTAGAAGATATATCAGTCAAAGCTTCTTCTAATGCTAGTAGTGTAAAAGAA CTATTGGCAGAAGAAGCTGTAAAAGGACAATCTATATTCGAAGAGCTTCAGGGATCTTTATCAGCACAGCAAGGAGAGGTTGTACTTTTTGCTAGAGAGCTTCGACAG AGATTTAATGCCAGCATTGATCATACGACAAACGTATCCCAGTTCATCAATGGTGTATTTGATAAGCTGAAGGAAGAATCGAAAGAGTTAGGAAGTCATGCTAATGAAGTTGAGATAACACAACGAAAGAATATTGATGAATTTCAGAAGGCGTATGAG GAGCAAACGAAAGCTGATGCGCAAAAACTTATTGCTGATGTCACAAGTTTAGTCTCTAGTCATATGAGCCGACAAAAAGAGATGGTCGATGCCCGCTTAGCTGGCATTCGGGAAACGGCTATTGGAAGTAAGAGAAAGTTGGATGAACATGTATCTTCAATTGATGGACTTACAACAGATGCCAAAAGAAAATGGCAAGAGTTTTCTATACAAGCAGAAAATGATGCAAAAGATAATGTTGCGTTTTCTGCTGCTAAACACTGCCGAGTAGAGTTGTTGCTACAAAAATG TGTTGATACTACTGAAATGACATTAAATCATTCCAAAAAGACACATGAGTCCGTGAATGACATGAGTAAAAAACATGTCTCAGCAATTGAGGAACTTGTCAG AGGTGCTTCTGAGAGCAATGAGCATCTTGCGATGGAAATCGGTTCTGCAAGAAAAACTGCTGAAGAGGATGTTTTAAGAACGAGTGAAGAAATGGTTAAGCACGTGGAGG GTACATCACAAGAAGAGCGTGAGGTTGTTAATGGGGTCTTAGAAACCACGAAAGTTCAAACCACGATACTAAAAAAATTTCAAGAGGATCACTCTGATAAATCAGGTGCAATTGAGCAGACGGCTCGTGATACTTTCCAGCTGAAATATATG GA